A stretch of Spirosoma oryzicola DNA encodes these proteins:
- a CDS encoding phosphatase PAP2 family protein, whose product MLANFLRKNRYFFLPYAVFLVVVGALQLLYTQEQLMQWVNKRNSLLADELFPYLTYMGDGAFFVIVCVILLIYNRRVGFVAFASFALSSLTSLFLKTVVFPNSPRPLKFFEHSTYEYHLIKGLDIYSYNSFPSGHTTSAFAVFGLLAFLDARKNRGYFFFLLCILTGYSRVYLFQHFVEDVYVGSIVGTVSSVIIYLFLYDWMKSKAVEESIDKDIS is encoded by the coding sequence ATGCTAGCTAATTTCCTGCGAAAAAATCGTTATTTCTTTTTGCCTTACGCGGTATTCCTGGTCGTTGTGGGCGCATTACAATTGCTCTACACGCAGGAGCAACTGATGCAGTGGGTCAACAAACGCAATAGCCTGCTGGCTGATGAGCTGTTTCCTTACTTAACGTACATGGGAGATGGGGCTTTTTTTGTGATTGTTTGCGTTATTCTGCTCATTTACAACAGACGGGTCGGCTTTGTCGCTTTTGCTAGTTTTGCGCTTTCTTCGCTGACTTCCTTGTTCCTGAAGACAGTCGTGTTTCCTAATTCGCCCCGACCGTTGAAGTTCTTCGAGCATTCAACGTATGAATATCACCTCATCAAAGGATTGGATATTTACAGTTACAACAGTTTTCCGTCGGGGCATACGACTTCCGCTTTTGCGGTGTTTGGCTTACTCGCTTTCCTTGACGCCCGCAAAAATCGCGGTTATTTTTTCTTTCTATTGTGTATCCTGACTGGGTATTCACGCGTATATCTGTTTCAGCATTTTGTGGAAGATGTGTATGTTGGTTCGATAGTCGGTACCGTGTCGTCAGTAATCATCTATTTGTTTTTGTACGACTGGATGAAAAGCAAGGCCGTTGAAGAATCAATCGATAAAGACATTTCCTGA
- a CDS encoding gliding motility lipoprotein GldH — protein MKRLSLLIVTVLFVCGCDTNAVYKEYTDIDDGKWYIKNAPTFTFEITDASIPYNIYYNLRNSLSYGYYNLYLTRYLRDASGKEIESRLDELILMDPKTGKPNGDGLGDLFDHKFLMKRDYRFPKPGKYTMQIKQYMRQDPLLNILSVGITVEKATSAN, from the coding sequence ATGAAACGATTAAGTTTATTGATAGTCACCGTGTTGTTCGTATGCGGTTGTGACACGAATGCAGTCTACAAAGAATACACAGATATTGACGATGGGAAGTGGTACATCAAAAACGCACCCACTTTTACGTTTGAAATAACGGATGCTTCAATACCTTACAACATTTACTATAACCTGCGCAACAGCTTATCTTACGGCTATTACAATCTTTATTTAACTCGCTATCTGCGGGATGCCAGTGGTAAGGAAATCGAATCGCGGCTGGACGAGCTGATTCTGATGGACCCGAAAACAGGGAAGCCGAATGGGGATGGACTAGGGGATCTGTTCGATCACAAATTTTTGATGAAGCGTGACTACCGCTTTCCCAAGCCGGGAAAATACACCATGCAGATTAAGCAGTACATGCGGCAGGACCCTCTGCTGAATATTTTAAGTGTGGGCATTACCGTCGAGAAAGCGACGTCTGCCAACTAA